AAGAGCCGTGTCGATAGCCAGGCCTCGCGCAGACAACCCATACTGCATGGCTCCGCCAACGGCACGGAAATAGCTGGCTCCGAGGAACGCAACAACATCCCGCGCCCAATCCTTGTGATACTGGAGCCGAAAGCCCGCGAAGCCGAGATCCTTGGGCAGGCTGTCACCGTCCAGACCGGACTTGCCGTATTCGAACATACCGGGATCGTACTCGATTTCCCTGTACTGCCCCTTGTCCAACTCGTAGATGGTCACTGGCGTGCGAAAAAACAGGCCGAGGTGGAACAGCTCTGCGCGGAACCGGGACGCATCGTCCTTCCAAAGCGCGTGGTCCTTCTTGTACCGGAGCTGCTGGTAGTCGTCCCAG
The DNA window shown above is from Oceanidesulfovibrio indonesiensis and carries:
- a CDS encoding glucan biosynthesis protein — encoded protein: MTSTSSLRSLLRPLLLMSCLVAAASCAHTAQGQANAPEPAGFGYAELKGQARALAETPYVSHEGELPEAVQNLSWDDYQQLRYKKDHALWKDDASRFRAELFHLGLFFRTPVTIYELDKGQYREIEYDPGMFEYGKSGLDGDSLPKDLGFAGFRLQYHKDWARDVVAFLGASYFRAVGGAMQYGLSARGLAIDTAL